The proteins below come from a single Peromyscus eremicus chromosome 22, PerEre_H2_v1, whole genome shotgun sequence genomic window:
- the Cimip2c gene encoding protein FAM166C, whose product MASRSAGTLMTEFNAAFVPPALMPGYKGHVPSVAFSFGSSYGNTTFKYFQDLRNTALEKSYALLSGGRFPTIFSPNPTLVLTNQAQDWDRFLHLPTYTRSNLDSSRNFEINNFYQAVQQQRNYYQDKTGTVPRVPYFVLPVKERDRYPLPTDLPPLTPKNKWHLLRVSPDYLKHSQTFPSGKRVSSQERRRRDLYFEFRA is encoded by the exons ATGGCCTCCCGTAGCGCGGGCACACTAATGACCGAATTCAATGCCGCCTTCGTGCCCCCCGCTCTCATGCCCGG GTATAAAGGCCATGTCCCCAGTGTGGCTTTCTCCTTTGGCTCCTCTTACGGCAACACCACCTTCAAGTACTTCCAGGACCTCCGCAACACAGCCTTGGAGAAGAGCTACGCACTCCTCAGTGGAGGCCGCTTCCCCACCATCTTCTCCCCTAACCCCACCCTGGTGCTAACCAACCAGGCCCAGGACTGGGATCGCTTTCTGCATCTGCCCACCTACACCCGATCCAACCTGGACAGCAGCCGCAACTTCGAGATCAATAACTTTTATCAG GCAGTGCAGCAGCAGCGGAACTACTACCAAGACAAGACTGGCACGGTGCCCCGTGTTCCCTACTTCGTGCTGCCTGTGAAGGAGCGGGACCGGTACCCCCTACCCACCGACCT GCCTCCTCTCACCCCGAAGAATAAGTGGCACCTTTTAAGAGTGTCCCCTGACTACCTGAAGCACTCTCAGACTTTCCCGTCGGGGAAGAGAGTCTCCTCACAGGAGCGGAGGAGGAGGGACCTCTACTTCGAGTTCAGAGCCTGA